The following are encoded together in the Brassica napus cultivar Da-Ae chromosome A9, Da-Ae, whole genome shotgun sequence genome:
- the LOC106434245 gene encoding disease resistance protein RBA1-like: MAILSPSVFLNFRGDQLRYGFVSHLLDAFQRHGIMFFVDKNEQRGKDMTNLFVRIEASKIALAIFSSRYAESSWCMDELVKMKKCVDNGSLQVIPIFYKVRASDVNRKTGEFGEKFWALARVSSGEQIKNWMEALECISGKMGLSLGDKR, from the exons ATGGCAATCCTGTCTCCTTCAGTTTTTCTCAATTTTCGAGGAGACCAGTTACGCTATGGGTTCGTCAGTCACCTCCTCGACGCCTTTCAAAGACACGGGATCATGTTCTTCGTAGATAAAAATGAGCAGAGGGGAAAAGACATGACAAACCTCTTTGTAAGGATCGAAGCATCGAAGATCGCGCTCGCAATTTTTTCAAGCAG GTATGCAGAGTCAAGCTGGTGCATGGATGAGCtggtgaagatgaagaagtGTGTCGACAATGGGAGCCTCCAAGTGATTCCTATTTTTTACAAGGTTAGGGCAAGTGATGTGAATAGGAAAACAGGCGAGTTTGGTGAAAAATTTTGGGCACTAGCAAGAGTTTCTAGTGGAGAGCAGATCAAGAATTGGATGGAAGCCCTAGAATGTATCTCGGGGAAGATGGGTTTGTCCTTGGGAGACAAAAGGTAG